GCGTACGCCCAGCAGGTGGCGGGCGCGCAGGTCGGCCGGATCGCTGGCGATGGCGGCTTCCAGTACTTCGGCCGGCGGTGCGTCCTTGAGCAGGGCGGCAAAGCCGAGCCGCGCACGCGCCTTCACCGCGCGGTCGTCGGTGGACAGGTTGGCGGGCAGGGCATCCAGGAGGTGTTCCGCTTCGCTCGCGGCACCGGTCTGCAGCAGGGCCAGCGCGAGGTCGAGCCTGAGTTCGGACTTCTCGGGTTCGGCTTCGATCGCCTTGCGCAGGCGCATCACTTCTTCGTGCGGATCGATTGGCGGCGCGGCGGTTTCTTCGACCACGGCGTCCTCCACTGCCGCTGCCGGCTCGATGCCGTGGTGCTTGAGGAATTCGCGCAGCTGGCCTTCCGGCAGCGCGCCGGGGAAGCCATCGACCAGTTGCCCGTCCTTGACCAGCATCACCGTCGGCACCGAGCGGATCTGGAACGCGGCGGCCAGTTCCTGTTCGGCATCGACATCGACCTTGGCCAGTTCGAAGGCGCCGTGGTAGTCGGCGGC
Above is a genomic segment from Thermomonas aquatica containing:
- the trxA gene encoding thioredoxin, with the translated sequence MTDTAKPHVFDATAATFEDTVIRKSLETPVLVDFWATWCGPCKTLGPVLEKLAADYHGAFELAKVDVDAEQELAAAFQIRSVPTVMLVKDGQLVDGFPGALPEGQLREFLKHHGIEPAAAVEDAVVEETAAPPIDPHEEVMRLRKAIEAEPEKSELRLDLALALLQTGAASEAEHLLDALPANLSTDDRAVKARARLGFAALLKDAPPAEVLEAAIASDPADLRARHLLGVRRLVGGDAEAGLQQFIEMLQRDRGYADNLAKKSLIDAFRVVEDEDLVGRYRRKMSALLLV